Part of the Cohnella candidum genome, TGTTCTCGGTGTCGTTATGCGTGAAATTCATGCGCATCGCGTTCGCTTTCGGATTTTCTGCGAAGAACGTGGCTCCCGGCACGAAGGCGACGCCCAGCTGAACGGCGGTCTTGAGCAATTCCGCCGTATCGACCGCTTCCGGCAGCTCCAGCCAGAAGAACATGCCCCCTTTGGGCTCATTCCAGGTGACGCCGGGCCAATTCTTCTCCCGCAGCAACTCGGCCATCTGGCGCATGCGGGCTTCGTATTCCTTGCGGACGAACGAGATGTGGCCGTCCAGATCGAAGTGCTCGAAGAGCTGATACAGCGTCTGCTGGTCGAGAGAACTCGAATGCAGATCGGCCGCTTGCTTGGCCCGCGCCATGTTACGGATCAGGTCGGGATCGCCCATGACCCATCCGGTGCGCAGCGCCGGCGCGACCGTCTTCGAGAAGGTGCTCGTGTAAACGACGCAGGAGCCCGCCGGATGTTGGTCCAGCGAGAAGATCGAAGGGTAATGCACGGATTCGTCGCCGAATTTCAATTCCCCGTACGGATCGTCCTCCAGGATCAGCGCGTCGTATTTGCGGCACAGCTCCAGCACGCCCTTGCGGCGCTCCAGGCTCCAAGCCTGGCCCGTCGGGTTCGAGAACGTGGGGATCACGTAAACCATTTTGGGGCGGTGCTGCTCCAA contains:
- a CDS encoding PLP-dependent aminotransferase family protein, whose translation is MNYRYSDRLGKFSSSAVREILKLTQRQSVISFAGGLPAEEHFPVAAVGEAFDRVLAQGNKALQYGLTEGYLPLRESISRRMAKKGIQVTPDDMLLTTGSQQAIDLLTRIYIDPGDVILVERPTYLSAIQVFNSYGARLVSVAGDSDGMDLADLAAKLEQHRPKMVYVIPTFSNPTGQAWSLERRKGVLELCRKYDALILEDDPYGELKFGDESVHYPSIFSLDQHPAGSCVVYTSTFSKTVAPALRTGWVMGDPDLIRNMARAKQAADLHSSSLDQQTLYQLFEHFDLDGHISFVRKEYEARMRQMAELLREKNWPGVTWNEPKGGMFFWLELPEAVDTAELLKTAVQLGVAFVPGATFFAENPKANAMRMNFTHNDTENTITGMNRLSQAMESVLVR